The genomic stretch ATCTTATCGTCTTTCCACACGCGCTCTATACCGTATATCATAGAATTGCTCTGATCTACCACTCCGTCAGAAAACTTATTCCACATAACTTCGAGGGTATTATCCTCATACCAATCATCAGAGTTGGTTATCCCGATCAACTTTCCGCTAGCAAGAGATATTCCTTTATTCATGGCATCATAAACACCTTTGTCGGGTTCACTAACTATGCGTACAGTAACTCCTTTCTTTTCGAAGGCAGGGATATAACTCTCTATTTTATACAGAGTTTGGTCTTTCGATACCGCATCGATGATAATATATTCAAAGTCAAAGAAGGTCTGTCTTAACAAGGCTTCAATTGTTCCTTGTAATGTATTTTCAGAATTGTATGTTGGTGTTATTATAGATATTCTTGGCATATCTAAATTATTTTATTTAAATCTACGGGCAAAGATACATTTTTTATAAGTGCATTCATTTTTCTATATATAAAAAGAGAATTTGAAATTCTTAAAAAATCTTTAGCCCCTATTCTTTTAACATTACAAAAAAAACAATTGTGTCATCGAGACGTTTTAAGTATACAATAAGAATATGTTTGTATACATCATGTGGATAATAAATGCTCTATTTATATTTTAAGTTTCAATAGAAT from Dysgonomonas mossii encodes the following:
- a CDS encoding glycosyltransferase family 2 protein, translated to MPRISIITPTYNSENTLQGTIEALLRQTFFDFEYIIIDAVSKDQTLYKIESYIPAFEKKGVTVRIVSEPDKGVYDAMNKGISLASGKLIGITNSDDWYEDNTLEVMWNKFSDGVVDQSNSMIYGIERVWKDDKIFNVQRRGASFISESVLPHSTFFVSKEVYNKYGAFDLSIKVLADYDFICRCVSKGVKLEEVDVVISNFRLGGISSSYFDFYSDYYMIQHKYAFISDKKYKEYKCILSLKKIINRFIRKW